The genomic window GGTCGCTGTTCTCGAATCGGTACGGGCGATCCGCCACTGAGGGGTCAGATCTCGAGGTGAACGTCGTCGATTCCATCCGGGATGTGGGGAAAGCACAGTGGAACGGCATCGTCGAGCGCTCGAGTCGGGGCAGCGTCTTTCACCGCTACGAGTGGCTCGACGCGATCGAGCAGGGGCTGGGGTACACGCCCAAACACCTCGAGGTCACCAAGGACGGAAACACGATCGGCGGGATGCCGAACTTCGTGGTGGAGATCGAGAAGACCCCGTTCAACCGCCTCTCGTCGCTCTATCCGGGATTTGGCGGCCCGCTGCTCCCGACGGACACGACGGAGTCGCTCGAGCGCGTAACGAAGGCCGTCCCGCAACTCTGTCGGGGGAAGACGATCGTTCACCAGATCCGCGGGCTCGATATGAGCTATCTGCGGTACAACGACGCGCTTCAGTCACAGGGGTATCAGCCGTACCGGCGGGAGTGTCGGTTCCTGCTCGATCTCACCAAGGGCCACGACGAGATCCTCGCGGACATGAGCCGGACCCGGCGGCGGGGGATCGAACACGGTCAGGACGTCGACTACGAGATCGTCGAGGAGGAGATCACGCGGGAGACCATGCAACGATTCTATCGGAGTTACGAACGCGTCATGGACCGCGTCGGCGGGGAGGTGTATCCGTTTTCCTTCTTCGAACAGCTGCAGGCGATGGACGACCGCCTCCTCTTGCTGACGATTCGGATCGACGGCGAGTACGCGGGCGGGATGCTCGAGGTGCTCGACGACGAGCGCGATTCGATCCACGGCTTTTTCGCCGCCGTTCCCCGGGAGTACTTCGACGATCACGCGTCGGAGCTCCTCTACGATCACGTGTTCCAGTGGGGGATCGACCACGGGTACGAGACCTACGACTTCGGCAGCACGAACACGGACTTCGAGGACGGCGTCTTCCGGTTCAAGGAAGGCTTCGGCGGGCGATCCGTCCCGATCCTCGTCTGGGAGCGGGGGTGTAGCCCCCTCTGGCCGCTGGTGAAGGCCGGCCGTGCGTTGTACTGGCCGTATTACACGTGATTCGGCTCGCCGGGATCGAGCGGCCGTTCAGACCCGCTCGAGGACCCTGTCCTAACGGCCGCCGGCTCGCGGTTCATCGGCGCAGACGGGCCGACGGATCGGCGGTCACGCGACCCGGCGATCGATCCGGTGTGGCGGGCGTCAGCGGCCGCTTACTGCGTCGGTATCGATCCCCGCCGCGTCGGCCACGGCCGGAAACGATAGTCGAACGGTCGTTCCGCCCTCGGGGACGTCGCTAAAGGAGAGTTCGCCGCCGGTCGTCCGAACGATCCAGTTGACGAGCCACAGTCCGAGCCCGGAGCCGTGGTCCAGTGCCGTCTCGTGGCCCGCGAGCACCGCTCGGCGTTCGGTCTCCGGAATCCCCGGTCCGTCGTCGGTGATCGTAAACTCGAGTCGGGTGCGAGAGTCGGACTCGACAGTGGAGACGGCGATTTCGATGCTCGGACGCCCGCCGGACCGGGCAGACACATCGGCGTGGCCGTTGCCGTCGCCGTCGGTCGCGACGGGTTCTCGCGACCGCGTCGCGGTGTTGTGTTCGACCGCGTTGTCGACGAGTTCGTTCAAGGCATCGACCACCGTGTCGTCGACGGTGGGCGTCGCGGACGCCGCTCCGCCGTCTTCCACTCGCGACACGATGTCGGCGTTCGGATAGACCGACAGCGCCCGGTCCGTGACCCGTCGGACCGCCTCGCCGGGGTTGATCAGGTCGGCGTTCCCGTGTCGGTCGAGCGTCCGCTCGACGCCGCGGGCCTTATCGGCCGTCGCGAGCAGGTCGTCGATCTCCGCGCGGATCGGCTGCACGTGCCGGGCCTCGAGTTCGGGATCCCGTTCGCCGATCATGTTGGCGTGGCCCCGGATGACGGTGAACGCGTTCCGGAGGTTGTGCCGGAGCACTCGGTTGAGGACCTGAATGCGCTGCTCGCGGTCGCGCTGGTTGGTGACGTCGCGGGCGACGACGACGTAGCCGTCCTCGAGGCTACTCACCGTCACGTCCTGTGGGTACGTCGTCCCGTCCGTTCGCGTGCCGGTCAGGGTGCCGCGCCAGTAGTTTCGGTCGGACAGCGCCGGGACGACCTCCCGCTCGATTCGGCGTTGAGAGTCGTTCGTGTACAGCGTACACCACTGCTGGCCTTCGAGGTCGGCCCCATCCCCCAGTCCGTAGAGCGCGGCATACGCCTCGTTGGCGTAGACGTGGCGGTCGTCGACGACGACCGCGATACCGTCCATCGAGGCGTCGACGGCCCGCGAGAGCCGCTCGTTCTCGCGGTACTGCTGTGAGAACTCGGCGTAGACGTGCCCGATGGCGGCCCCGAAAGCGAGACCGGTGCTCGAGGCGTTGATGACCGGCTGGGCGAACCCGCCGGAAAATCCCATTCGGACCGAGAGGAGAGCAATACTACAGAGACAGAAGAGCGCGACCAACGCCCCGCAGATACACGAGCCGATGGTGACGATCACCGCCCGGTCGGGGTCGTCCGCGGCGTCGGTCCGCAGGCCGTATCCGACGAGCGCGACGCCGATTGCCGTCGGGACGACCATCTCGAGTGCCAGCAACAGCGGGGGGCCGCCGAACGCCAGCGCGTAGGCTACGACGATGCCGAGCAGGCCGAGACCGACCAGCGACACTATGTGCGCTCGAACACGGCCGACCGTGTGGCGAGTGAGAGCCCCCATCGAACTAGTAGGGGATCTGTCTACTGCTCTCATTAATGAATTGGCACGGCGGTTGACACGACCGGCGAGTCGAGACTCACGACTCCGCTGATGCGAGTGCGAACGGACGGCTAATCGATCGCCGGACGGCAGGGCGACGGGGGCTCCGATCGACAGTTCTGATCGAAGGCCCATGCGACGGTATATCCGGCTCGCCCCCGTTCGGTCCCGTATGACGACGGTACTCGT from Natrinema versiforme includes these protein-coding regions:
- a CDS encoding lipid II:glycine glycyltransferase FemX translates to MAQKTGGNARSRFHRLGSLFSNRYGRSATEGSDLEVNVVDSIRDVGKAQWNGIVERSSRGSVFHRYEWLDAIEQGLGYTPKHLEVTKDGNTIGGMPNFVVEIEKTPFNRLSSLYPGFGGPLLPTDTTESLERVTKAVPQLCRGKTIVHQIRGLDMSYLRYNDALQSQGYQPYRRECRFLLDLTKGHDEILADMSRTRRRGIEHGQDVDYEIVEEEITRETMQRFYRSYERVMDRVGGEVYPFSFFEQLQAMDDRLLLLTIRIDGEYAGGMLEVLDDERDSIHGFFAAVPREYFDDHASELLYDHVFQWGIDHGYETYDFGSTNTDFEDGVFRFKEGFGGRSVPILVWERGCSPLWPLVKAGRALYWPYYT
- a CDS encoding ATP-binding protein, which encodes MSLVGLGLLGIVVAYALAFGGPPLLLALEMVVPTAIGVALVGYGLRTDAADDPDRAVIVTIGSCICGALVALFCLCSIALLSVRMGFSGGFAQPVINASSTGLAFGAAIGHVYAEFSQQYRENERLSRAVDASMDGIAVVVDDRHVYANEAYAALYGLGDGADLEGQQWCTLYTNDSQRRIEREVVPALSDRNYWRGTLTGTRTDGTTYPQDVTVSSLEDGYVVVARDVTNQRDREQRIQVLNRVLRHNLRNAFTVIRGHANMIGERDPELEARHVQPIRAEIDDLLATADKARGVERTLDRHGNADLINPGEAVRRVTDRALSVYPNADIVSRVEDGGAASATPTVDDTVVDALNELVDNAVEHNTATRSREPVATDGDGNGHADVSARSGGRPSIEIAVSTVESDSRTRLEFTITDDGPGIPETERRAVLAGHETALDHGSGLGLWLVNWIVRTTGGELSFSDVPEGGTTVRLSFPAVADAAGIDTDAVSGR